A genomic stretch from Vibrio cortegadensis includes:
- a CDS encoding formylglycine-generating enzyme family protein gives MKFFNYKQLAAISSVTMTIFLSGCASVPTHPIAQQIDQEMVLVEGGTFTMGSNTPEATKAEQPARDITVDSFYIAKFEVTQELFESVMGSSLSYFQDPQVPVNNLSWQQANYFVEQLNELTGEEYRLPTEAEWEFAAKGGNKSKGYTYSGSNNLDDVAWYSANSKNSAHPVGLKKPNELGLYDMTGNVGEFVIDAFDDTFYRYGPTDNPNNAKHSDVGLSHKSVRGGSFAYDEDESESYRRDFASQSITMSDMGLRLVKDAN, from the coding sequence ATGAAATTTTTCAATTACAAACAATTAGCGGCGATCAGCAGCGTCACCATGACTATTTTCCTGAGCGGTTGTGCGAGCGTGCCTACACACCCTATCGCCCAACAAATTGACCAAGAGATGGTGTTAGTTGAAGGCGGTACATTCACCATGGGATCAAACACCCCTGAAGCGACCAAAGCAGAGCAACCAGCACGAGATATAACTGTAGATAGTTTCTATATTGCGAAGTTTGAGGTGACTCAAGAATTGTTCGAGTCAGTGATGGGATCATCTCTCAGTTATTTCCAAGATCCACAAGTTCCGGTCAATAACCTAAGTTGGCAGCAAGCGAACTATTTCGTTGAGCAGTTGAATGAATTAACGGGCGAAGAGTACCGCCTTCCGACAGAAGCTGAATGGGAATTTGCCGCGAAAGGTGGCAATAAAAGCAAAGGTTATACTTACAGTGGTTCCAACAACTTAGATGATGTTGCGTGGTACTCAGCAAATTCCAAAAATAGCGCACATCCTGTCGGGCTAAAGAAACCAAATGAGCTAGGCTTATATGATATGACAGGCAACGTTGGTGAGTTTGTTATTGATGCCTTCGATGACACTTTCTACCGATACGGTCCAACAGACAATCCTAACAACGCGAAACACAGTGATGTCGGTTTATCACACAAATCGGTACGCGGTGGCAGTTTTGCATACGACGAAGATGAATCAGAAAGTTACCGTCGTGACTTTGCCAGTCAATCGATCACCATGTCTGATATGGGCCTACGCCTAGTAAAGGACGCAAACTAG
- a CDS encoding VWA domain-containing protein, giving the protein MPDSLMLQQFFTQFHFIRPLWLLAFIPMFFLLWVRWREETKPTWKDILPAHLRDALTIGETGWRKQLPLKLLMVIVTIAIIICSGPTWQREASPFGEDKASMLVVLDNSESMLAKDLPPSRLERSKQKIRDLLAARKGGNTGLVVYAGSAHVAMPVTQDSKVFEPFLAAITPDIMPVSGKSAEEALPLINQQLSGELGSSVLLVSDGVNPGTIRAFESFFKDNPYQLLILAAGNSNVVSDNPVDLDSLRSLASKTGGRLIEVTVDNSDIQQLNKAVERNMQLNGESSMPWKDMGYGLLIPMAIIMLLWFRKGWLVQWCVVGLMITSSMYSPDTLAKTVNLTADKPVVEESVTVWDTTAQWWWDLWLTPDQQGQRLLNQKEYLEAAKHFKDPMRKGAAYYYARDFKLAHSAFLQTKTDYGLYNAASALARQREYLAARDLLKSLSEEEDLSPELRTDVENNLAVLSGIVEEVNRTSESQSGTTDGPEESLELEDDQPRTGDGAEEETVAELMLKETLNANEILGSQELADKWLKRVEADPKFFLKSKFQIQLRDPAPSIEQYSKQERSLKQEQAQ; this is encoded by the coding sequence ATGCCTGATTCTCTCATGTTGCAACAGTTTTTTACTCAGTTTCACTTTATCCGACCTTTGTGGTTGTTGGCCTTTATTCCGATGTTCTTCCTGTTATGGGTTCGTTGGAGAGAAGAGACTAAGCCAACGTGGAAAGACATTCTTCCTGCACATTTACGCGATGCATTGACCATTGGGGAAACCGGTTGGCGCAAGCAACTACCACTGAAGTTATTGATGGTTATTGTGACCATCGCCATCATTATTTGTTCGGGCCCAACATGGCAACGTGAAGCATCGCCTTTTGGTGAAGACAAAGCATCGATGTTAGTGGTGCTCGATAACAGTGAATCCATGCTGGCGAAAGACTTACCACCAAGTCGCTTGGAACGCTCTAAACAGAAAATTCGAGACTTACTCGCAGCGCGTAAGGGCGGTAATACGGGTTTGGTTGTGTATGCAGGCAGTGCCCACGTTGCGATGCCTGTGACTCAAGACAGCAAGGTATTCGAACCGTTTCTAGCGGCTATCACACCTGACATCATGCCGGTATCAGGTAAGTCAGCAGAAGAAGCGTTGCCACTTATCAATCAGCAATTGTCTGGTGAGTTAGGCTCGTCAGTGTTGTTGGTATCAGATGGTGTTAACCCAGGTACTATCAGAGCGTTCGAAAGCTTCTTTAAAGACAACCCATATCAGTTGCTTATTCTAGCGGCAGGAAATAGCAATGTGGTGAGCGATAATCCAGTCGACCTAGATTCATTGCGTAGCTTAGCGAGCAAGACGGGTGGACGACTGATCGAAGTGACCGTTGATAATTCCGATATCCAACAACTCAACAAAGCGGTTGAAAGAAACATGCAACTTAACGGTGAATCTTCAATGCCTTGGAAAGACATGGGATATGGCCTGCTTATCCCAATGGCGATCATCATGTTGTTGTGGTTTAGAAAAGGGTGGTTGGTTCAATGGTGTGTCGTTGGTTTGATGATCACAAGCAGCATGTATTCACCAGACACTTTAGCGAAAACAGTCAATTTGACTGCTGACAAGCCGGTAGTTGAAGAGTCCGTGACGGTTTGGGATACAACAGCCCAATGGTGGTGGGATTTATGGCTAACGCCTGATCAACAAGGCCAACGTTTATTGAATCAAAAGGAATACCTTGAAGCCGCCAAGCATTTTAAGGATCCAATGCGAAAGGGCGCGGCTTATTACTATGCTCGTGATTTTAAGTTAGCTCATAGCGCCTTTTTACAAACCAAGACCGATTATGGTTTGTATAACGCCGCCAGTGCTTTAGCTCGACAGCGAGAGTACCTTGCGGCACGAGACCTTTTGAAATCATTAAGCGAGGAAGAGGATCTGTCACCAGAACTAAGAACGGATGTGGAGAACAATCTTGCTGTGCTTAGTGGAATTGTCGAAGAGGTTAATCGCACCAGTGAAAGCCAGTCTGGAACCACAGATGGCCCTGAGGAGTCTTTAGAACTCGAAGACGATCAGCCTCGAACGGGAGATGGAGCTGAAGAAGAAACGGTAGCGGAATTGATGCTTAAGGAAACACTTAATGCCAATGAAATCTTAGGCAGTCAAGAGCTTGCCGACAAGTGGTTAAAACGCGTAGAAGCTGATCCTAAGTTCTTCTTGAAGTCCAAGTTCCAAATTCAGTTAAGAGATCCTGCACCTTCCATCGAACAGTATTCAAAACAGGAACGGTCGCTAAAACAGGAGCAAGCACAATGA
- a CDS encoding BatD family protein has protein sequence MSRYDLTLAALQVKVGRLESVKLTKTLFVSLVLLFSTAFSTLASAADIYDLQRSGDVELIAWVGEKPKSGDKITPTKVSVNEQVILTIEVATPRWLTGGTRIGSIEIPNVIAKQRNQLATNYTERVGGTTWSRQRWEVTLYPMTSGKFVIPTVPVRVQVSAPDGSNVGGTLYTQPIKFEASLPSGLLSDESPWFSATDVDVEQQWQRSSEDLKVGDAVTRTVKIKAKDSLSVLLPNVLTNESTLQYQAYPQPNRLDDTQERGDYRSSRVEETVYVIQQGGEFTLPEFTFQWWDSKNQRLESVVIKGEVFEAKHTLQSFIKAYMSAFISVALALVLCITFVVSLKRYYKNRPTPSWLVLRRLLKQGNWSALRTFIYRELRTQTTQLELGKAQLGKLNGEKRWIEDSKSLQQGREDKSVFTRLWRGLRNLPSGKSNSSNYRSIFDRLKIPKALPDLKDRTK, from the coding sequence ATGAGTCGATATGATTTAACTCTTGCAGCGCTTCAAGTAAAGGTAGGGCGCTTAGAGTCCGTTAAACTAACCAAGACCTTGTTTGTGTCGCTAGTTCTGCTGTTTAGCACTGCTTTTTCTACACTTGCTTCTGCGGCTGATATTTATGACCTGCAGAGGAGTGGCGATGTCGAACTGATTGCTTGGGTCGGAGAAAAACCGAAGTCTGGCGACAAGATTACGCCTACGAAAGTTAGCGTTAATGAACAAGTGATTCTCACTATTGAGGTGGCGACTCCTCGGTGGCTAACGGGTGGGACGCGAATTGGCAGCATCGAAATCCCTAATGTGATTGCTAAGCAGCGTAACCAACTGGCGACGAACTACACTGAACGAGTGGGCGGCACGACATGGTCACGTCAACGTTGGGAAGTGACGCTTTATCCGATGACTTCGGGCAAATTTGTGATTCCGACGGTACCTGTTCGTGTTCAAGTGTCCGCTCCTGATGGATCAAACGTTGGCGGCACGCTTTACACGCAGCCGATTAAGTTTGAAGCCTCACTACCTTCTGGTTTATTAAGCGATGAGTCGCCTTGGTTTTCTGCGACAGACGTGGATGTTGAGCAGCAATGGCAGCGTTCAAGCGAAGACTTAAAAGTGGGTGATGCGGTTACACGAACAGTGAAGATCAAAGCGAAAGACAGCTTGTCTGTGTTACTGCCTAATGTGTTGACCAATGAATCGACTCTGCAATATCAAGCTTACCCTCAGCCTAATCGTTTGGATGACACACAAGAACGTGGTGACTACCGTTCGAGTCGCGTTGAAGAGACGGTTTATGTGATTCAGCAAGGTGGCGAATTCACCTTGCCGGAGTTTACGTTCCAATGGTGGGACAGCAAAAATCAGCGTCTTGAAAGTGTGGTGATAAAAGGCGAAGTGTTTGAAGCAAAACACACACTCCAATCCTTTATCAAAGCTTACATGTCTGCCTTTATCAGCGTTGCACTGGCACTGGTGCTATGTATTACATTCGTTGTTTCCTTGAAGCGTTATTATAAAAACCGACCGACACCAAGTTGGCTGGTATTACGTCGTTTGCTTAAGCAAGGTAATTGGTCAGCATTGAGAACCTTTATCTATCGTGAGTTGCGAACTCAGACGACTCAGCTAGAACTGGGTAAAGCGCAACTTGGTAAATTGAATGGAGAGAAACGTTGGATAGAAGACAGTAAATCCCTCCAACAAGGGCGTGAAGATAAAAGCGTATTTACTCGTTTGTGGAGAGGGTTACGTAACTTACCGAGTGGCAAATCAAACTCAAGCAATTATCGTTCAATTTTCGACCGCTTGAAAATACCTAAAGCCCTGCCAGACTTAAAAGATAGAACTAAGTAG
- the yegS gene encoding lipid kinase YegS, giving the protein MESIRAILNGKKANIPELRQEVFAARARNIDLQVRVTWESADMFRLVSEAICDGVKRLVVAGGDGTVNEAVNALNQFHSSERPQLAIIPMGTANDFATATGIPSDITDAFKLALEGNAFAVDSVCANDRYFMNVAAAGFGAEVTAETPVELKDFLGGGAYTLTGVVKALGFKPYSGTLTIDKGTFTGEILVGAFCNGRLAGGGQELAPNAFIDDGLMDLTLVKAFVASDLPKVIEELKHPADDGKYVVHTQARWLEIDFPQSLPINLDGEPYHSNQIRFEVIPSSISLVLPEDSPCLSKQSTEKNARFSNGID; this is encoded by the coding sequence ATGGAAAGCATTCGCGCAATTTTAAATGGAAAGAAAGCCAATATCCCAGAACTGAGACAAGAGGTCTTTGCTGCAAGAGCCAGGAATATAGACCTACAAGTGAGGGTAACTTGGGAGTCTGCAGATATGTTTCGTTTGGTCAGCGAAGCGATATGCGACGGCGTAAAAAGATTGGTTGTTGCTGGTGGCGATGGAACGGTGAATGAAGCCGTTAACGCACTCAATCAGTTTCACTCCAGTGAACGACCTCAACTAGCCATTATTCCTATGGGAACTGCGAACGATTTTGCGACCGCAACGGGTATACCTAGCGATATTACGGATGCTTTCAAACTGGCGTTAGAAGGGAATGCGTTTGCGGTGGACAGTGTTTGTGCCAATGACCGCTATTTTATGAATGTCGCTGCGGCAGGTTTTGGCGCAGAAGTGACGGCTGAAACCCCCGTTGAACTCAAAGATTTTCTTGGCGGCGGCGCATACACGCTAACTGGTGTGGTCAAAGCGCTAGGCTTTAAGCCTTATAGCGGTACTTTGACTATAGATAAAGGCACTTTTACTGGCGAAATCCTAGTTGGCGCTTTTTGTAATGGTCGTCTAGCCGGGGGTGGACAAGAGCTAGCACCCAACGCGTTCATTGATGATGGTTTGATGGATCTTACTTTGGTTAAAGCATTCGTGGCTTCTGATTTGCCAAAAGTCATCGAAGAGCTTAAGCATCCAGCAGACGACGGGAAGTATGTTGTTCATACTCAAGCTCGTTGGTTGGAGATCGATTTTCCTCAATCGCTGCCGATTAACTTAGATGGCGAACCTTATCATTCTAATCAAATTCGTTTTGAAGTTATACCTTCAAGTATCAGTTTGGTGCTGCCCGAAGATAGCCCTTGTTTAAGCAAACAAAGCACGGAAAAGAATGCTCGTTTTAGTAACGGTATTGATTAA
- a CDS encoding alkaline phosphatase family protein, translating to MQYTKLSGLTLALLCAFPASAADKPNLVLQITVDGLRADLIERYKHNFGEGGFRYLMDDGTYYTNANYQHGNTETIVGHVSLATGAPPSVHGMVGNVWYDRSEERLVYNVEDGNYKMLTSGAGVDKATEIDPTQKTAQGDGRSPEPILATTFGDELTISNSGKSKVFGVSVKDRGAISLAGHSGKAFWFSKAQSEFVTSNYYYDEYPAWVSRWNEKEIAAQYSKQKWELSLPREEYTLQEHNTDHKVKLGDFQRTFPHPYGPASYKYYSTTLTVSPAGDEITENFASTLLMQEKLGQGDVTDYLSVSFSSNDYVVHLYGPESLETEDNLIRLDKTIAKLLKTVDNQVGLKNTLIVLSADHGVPESSPAANALGFNQAQYFNKDTLLSSGVEKRLKDEFGLSKDAIRLYAQPYIYLNHDLIAEKKLNLAKVQEAIADEIAKVKGVAFAVSSSDISANRVPDTHVMQLIKNNYHPARSGDVYVVFAPRSYINDMEGLQIASTHGSPWKYDTQVPVIFAGYDVEAQKISRAVTPYDIAPTLSNKLGITQPSGSIGEVLKEITE from the coding sequence ATGCAATACACCAAGCTTTCAGGTCTTACACTCGCGTTACTCTGTGCCTTCCCAGCATCAGCTGCGGACAAACCCAATCTAGTCCTCCAAATCACGGTAGATGGACTGCGTGCAGACCTTATCGAACGCTATAAGCACAACTTCGGTGAGGGTGGATTTCGTTACCTAATGGATGATGGTACTTACTACACCAATGCGAACTACCAACACGGCAACACAGAAACCATTGTCGGTCATGTGTCGCTAGCAACCGGTGCTCCACCGAGTGTTCATGGCATGGTAGGAAATGTTTGGTATGACCGTAGTGAAGAACGTTTGGTGTATAACGTAGAAGACGGCAATTACAAGATGCTGACTTCAGGCGCGGGTGTCGACAAAGCAACTGAGATCGACCCAACACAAAAAACAGCACAAGGTGATGGCCGCTCTCCAGAGCCAATACTGGCCACCACCTTTGGTGACGAGCTGACGATTTCCAATAGTGGCAAATCGAAAGTGTTCGGTGTGTCTGTTAAAGACCGCGGCGCAATCTCATTAGCGGGACACAGTGGCAAAGCCTTCTGGTTCTCGAAGGCACAGTCTGAATTTGTCACTAGTAACTATTACTACGACGAGTATCCAGCTTGGGTATCTCGTTGGAATGAAAAAGAAATTGCAGCCCAATACTCTAAGCAAAAATGGGAACTTTCGTTACCACGTGAAGAGTACACACTGCAAGAGCACAACACGGACCACAAGGTGAAGCTCGGTGATTTCCAACGCACCTTCCCTCACCCATACGGCCCTGCAAGCTACAAATACTACAGCACAACGCTAACCGTTAGCCCGGCTGGCGATGAAATCACCGAGAACTTCGCAAGCACACTGTTGATGCAAGAGAAGCTAGGTCAAGGCGACGTGACCGATTACCTGTCTGTGAGTTTCTCATCAAACGACTATGTGGTGCACTTATACGGTCCTGAAAGCCTAGAGACAGAAGACAATCTCATTCGACTTGATAAGACGATCGCCAAACTCCTTAAAACCGTCGATAACCAAGTCGGTCTAAAGAACACATTAATTGTATTGTCTGCCGATCATGGTGTACCTGAATCTTCGCCTGCGGCAAATGCGCTTGGTTTCAATCAAGCTCAGTATTTCAACAAAGACACACTACTATCGAGCGGCGTTGAGAAACGATTAAAGGATGAGTTTGGTTTATCCAAAGATGCGATTCGACTGTATGCTCAACCTTATATCTATCTTAATCACGACTTAATCGCAGAGAAAAAGCTGAACCTCGCAAAGGTGCAAGAAGCGATTGCTGACGAGATTGCTAAAGTGAAAGGTGTAGCGTTTGCCGTATCGAGCAGTGATATTTCGGCGAACCGAGTGCCGGATACTCATGTGATGCAGCTAATCAAGAACAACTATCACCCTGCTCGTTCTGGCGATGTGTATGTTGTCTTTGCACCGCGCAGCTACATTAACGACATGGAAGGCCTACAAATTGCCTCAACTCATGGTTCACCTTGGAAATACGACACTCAAGTACCTGTAATTTTTGCAGGCTACGACGTTGAAGCTCAAAAAATCTCTCGTGCAGTTACCCCATACGATATTGCACCTACACTTTCGAACAAACTGGGCATAACTCAACCAAGTGGTTCGATTGGAGAAGTGCTGAAAGAAATTACCGAGTGA
- a CDS encoding DUF4381 domain-containing protein gives MTVEHTPPSTYILRELHDVTIPDSVSWVPQTIGWKILGVALLLAAFYLAYRLALKWWNNRYRKEALKELMVLDARDKNSTERTFKILKVVLRYLDSSNAKLFGQSYVNRLNAYLPVIAGTSANSNAFFTDEVSGLWMQSLIDSKVRLTFEQRLEVIQTAMMWLKLHKPDVQTKPEVQAKPEGQDNV, from the coding sequence ATGACTGTTGAACATACGCCTCCTAGTACTTATATCCTTCGCGAACTGCATGATGTCACGATTCCAGACAGCGTGAGTTGGGTTCCCCAAACGATCGGTTGGAAGATCCTCGGCGTTGCCTTGTTATTGGCCGCGTTCTATCTGGCTTATCGCTTGGCGCTAAAGTGGTGGAATAATCGTTATCGCAAAGAAGCGCTCAAAGAGCTTATGGTATTGGATGCACGAGACAAAAATTCAACCGAGCGAACCTTCAAGATACTCAAAGTAGTGCTTCGTTACTTAGACAGCAGCAATGCAAAGTTGTTTGGTCAATCTTATGTAAACCGCTTGAATGCTTATTTGCCTGTTATTGCTGGTACGAGTGCAAACAGCAATGCTTTCTTTACCGATGAAGTCTCGGGGCTATGGATGCAGAGCCTAATTGACTCCAAGGTACGTTTAACCTTTGAACAGCGTTTAGAGGTGATTCAAACCGCGATGATGTGGCTAAAACTTCATAAACCCGATGTACAAACAAAACCAGAGGTACAAGCGAAACCAGAGGGGCAAGATAATGTTTGA
- a CDS encoding anaerobic sulfatase maturase yields MHITQGPQYNGKASKRLHVMAKPIGAACNIDCKYCYYLSKQDLLEYKKDSSPRMDDETLETYIRQYIEGQNTPEIIFSWQGGEPTMLGLAYFERVVELQKKYQPEGVLISNDLQTNGTLLNDDWGRFLAKNNFLIGLSIDGPEMLHNAYRVNRAGRGTFKQVMAAVELLHKHQVKFATLTCVNNLTSQNALDVYRFLRDVVKSPQMQFIPIVEQKTFRTVAPQTSQVSEQLKQGDKRLIPGHKDSIMESWCVSDLAWGNFLISVFDEWAKNDIGKVFVQYFEASLETWIGRPNPLCTLNEICGKGLAMEPNGDVFSCDHYVYPEYKIGNIHHEKLDDLAYSAPQQKFGFAKSRTLTSQCQQCDYKFACHGECPKNRFIKTGAGEPGLNYLCAGWHKFFSHVDKSMAYIARAMGHPVAHGKFSDSVMMARRAQQAQQATFETKF; encoded by the coding sequence ATGCACATTACTCAAGGTCCACAATACAACGGTAAAGCCTCTAAGCGCTTACATGTGATGGCTAAGCCGATTGGCGCGGCGTGCAACATTGACTGTAAATATTGTTATTACCTAAGTAAGCAAGATTTGTTGGAGTACAAGAAAGACAGTTCTCCAAGAATGGATGATGAGACGTTAGAGACTTACATCCGACAATACATCGAAGGTCAAAATACCCCTGAAATCATATTCTCATGGCAGGGTGGTGAACCTACCATGCTGGGTTTAGCGTATTTCGAACGTGTGGTTGAGCTACAGAAAAAGTACCAGCCTGAAGGTGTTTTGATTTCAAATGACCTACAAACTAATGGCACACTACTGAATGATGATTGGGGTCGATTCTTAGCAAAGAATAACTTCCTGATCGGTTTGAGTATTGATGGTCCTGAAATGCTACACAACGCCTATCGTGTCAACAGAGCAGGCCGGGGCACATTTAAACAAGTGATGGCAGCCGTCGAGCTGCTACATAAACACCAAGTAAAATTCGCAACGCTAACCTGCGTGAATAACCTTACCAGTCAAAATGCATTAGACGTGTATCGCTTCCTACGTGATGTGGTGAAGTCTCCACAAATGCAGTTTATTCCTATCGTTGAGCAAAAAACCTTTAGAACGGTTGCGCCACAAACGTCTCAAGTGAGTGAGCAACTTAAGCAAGGCGACAAACGTCTGATCCCAGGCCATAAAGACTCGATCATGGAATCGTGGTGTGTGTCGGACTTGGCTTGGGGTAACTTCCTTATTTCTGTATTTGATGAGTGGGCGAAGAACGACATCGGTAAAGTGTTCGTTCAGTATTTTGAAGCGAGTTTAGAAACGTGGATTGGTCGTCCGAACCCGCTTTGCACTTTGAACGAGATATGTGGTAAAGGCTTAGCGATGGAACCTAACGGTGACGTGTTCTCGTGCGACCACTATGTGTACCCTGAATATAAAATTGGCAATATCCACCACGAGAAACTTGATGATTTGGCGTACAGCGCGCCACAGCAAAAGTTTGGCTTTGCTAAGTCACGTACACTGACCAGCCAATGTCAGCAATGTGACTATAAGTTTGCTTGTCATGGTGAATGTCCTAAAAACCGCTTTATCAAAACTGGAGCAGGCGAACCGGGCTTGAACTACTTATGTGCAGGTTGGCACAAGTTCTTTTCTCATGTCGATAAGTCGATGGCTTATATCGCTCGAGCGATGGGGCACCCAGTTGCTCATGGTAAATTCAGTGACTCGGTCATGATGGCACGTCGAGCACAACAGGCGCAACAAGCTACGTTCGAGACCAAGTTCTAA
- a CDS encoding LysR family transcriptional regulator: protein MKSTELNLIPIFVAIYEEQNLSRAANRMDISQPAVSKALARLRDIYNEPLFHRTTSGVEPTTFAIDIYPAMSAALKNFTSTLSASRDFEPKTSNRIFSIACVSAASYEMVPRVMQLISQAAPNIALEVHPLFTEDYESDLRLQRHDVIIDMTPRRRSTLKHEVVSREELVVVCRSDHPVIGDTIDMDQFLTLDHVVVSRWHARKSLLSSEHFSDLEKRKIVYRAAGVVEMLPVIEGSDAIGMLPMSSVRCFSEKYNVRTLPLPFELEDLDMCMIWHPSRTNESSHKWLRAKIKAAAKDISS, encoded by the coding sequence ATGAAAAGTACCGAGCTAAATTTAATTCCTATCTTTGTTGCTATTTATGAAGAGCAGAACTTATCTAGGGCTGCGAATCGTATGGATATTAGCCAACCAGCCGTGAGTAAAGCTCTTGCTAGGCTTCGTGATATATATAACGAGCCACTGTTCCACAGAACCACATCCGGCGTAGAGCCGACTACCTTTGCTATTGATATTTACCCAGCTATGTCTGCGGCATTGAAAAATTTCACGTCAACACTGTCTGCATCAAGAGACTTTGAGCCTAAAACATCAAATCGTATCTTCTCTATCGCTTGCGTTTCCGCAGCAAGTTATGAAATGGTGCCAAGAGTTATGCAGTTGATTAGCCAAGCAGCGCCTAATATCGCGTTAGAAGTTCACCCCCTGTTTACCGAAGATTATGAATCGGATTTGAGGCTTCAAAGACACGATGTGATCATTGATATGACGCCCAGACGAAGAAGCACGCTCAAGCACGAGGTGGTTTCTAGAGAGGAACTGGTGGTGGTATGCCGTTCAGATCACCCTGTGATTGGCGATACTATCGATATGGATCAATTCCTTACTCTTGATCACGTCGTGGTATCACGTTGGCATGCACGTAAAAGCTTATTAAGTTCTGAACACTTTAGTGACTTGGAAAAGCGAAAAATTGTGTATCGAGCAGCTGGCGTCGTCGAGATGCTTCCCGTGATCGAGGGCTCCGACGCTATCGGTATGCTTCCTATGTCATCGGTGCGATGTTTTTCTGAGAAATATAATGTAAGAACACTACCTTTACCATTCGAATTGGAAGATCTTGATATGTGTATGATTTGGCACCCAAGTCGCACTAACGAATCAAGCCATAAGTGGCTGCGCGCAAAGATCAAAGCGGCAGCAAAAGACATATCAAGTTAG
- a CDS encoding vWA domain-containing protein: protein MFDSLSASFEFAHPLWFIALPLPLLVYFAVPAYRTKQMAIKVPFFSELVEAIGEAPSEGASQLTPSWWQRTTLIITWVLVVCALAKPTILGEPQVREQLGRDVMVVVDLSGSMAEQDFTSKQGDKISRLDATKEVLADFATTRKGDRLGLILFGDAAFVQTPFTADQEVWLELLNQTDVAMAGQSTHLGDAIGLAIKVFEQSEKQSAAVQDSSIDANAKEKVVIVLTDGNDTGSFVEPIDAAKVAKAKGVRIHVIAMGDPQTVGEVALDMETIKRVAQESGGEAFEALNRDELTKAYAQIGELEPQLYESTTYRPKQGLHHYLMAIVVVMYLTAFSLATIRRRSLLVSSKKNLKGENNA from the coding sequence ATGTTTGATAGTTTATCTGCCAGCTTTGAATTCGCGCACCCACTGTGGTTTATCGCGTTACCTCTGCCTTTGTTGGTCTACTTTGCAGTGCCTGCTTATCGAACCAAACAAATGGCGATCAAGGTGCCATTTTTCAGTGAGCTGGTTGAAGCGATTGGTGAGGCACCATCAGAAGGTGCAAGCCAATTAACACCGAGCTGGTGGCAACGCACCACGTTGATTATCACTTGGGTGCTCGTGGTTTGCGCGTTAGCTAAACCAACTATCTTAGGTGAGCCACAAGTTCGCGAACAATTAGGTCGTGATGTGATGGTAGTGGTTGATTTGTCTGGTTCAATGGCTGAACAAGATTTTACTTCTAAACAAGGCGATAAGATCTCTCGTTTAGATGCAACCAAAGAGGTGTTAGCCGACTTCGCAACAACCCGAAAAGGTGACCGACTTGGGTTGATCCTGTTTGGTGACGCTGCATTTGTCCAAACACCATTTACTGCCGATCAAGAGGTTTGGCTTGAGCTGCTCAACCAAACCGATGTGGCGATGGCAGGGCAAAGCACGCATTTAGGCGATGCTATTGGCCTTGCGATCAAGGTGTTTGAACAGAGTGAGAAGCAGAGTGCAGCAGTTCAAGATTCAAGTATTGATGCGAACGCGAAAGAGAAAGTTGTGATTGTACTAACTGATGGCAATGACACGGGAAGCTTTGTAGAACCTATCGATGCCGCCAAGGTAGCCAAGGCGAAAGGCGTTCGTATTCACGTTATCGCCATGGGTGACCCGCAAACCGTGGGAGAAGTGGCTCTGGATATGGAAACCATCAAGCGTGTGGCTCAAGAGTCTGGTGGTGAAGCATTTGAAGCACTTAATCGCGATGAACTGACTAAAGCTTATGCTCAAATTGGTGAGCTAGAGCCGCAGTTGTATGAAAGCACCACTTATCGTCCTAAGCAGGGGTTACACCATTACTTAATGGCGATTGTCGTTGTGATGTATTTGACTGCGTTTAGCTTGGCGACAATCCGTAGAAGATCGCTTTTGGTTTCATCAAAGAAAAATTTGAAAGGAGAGAACAATGCCTGA